In one window of Leptospira sp. WS92.C1 DNA:
- a CDS encoding helix-turn-helix domain-containing protein — protein MSGKLFLIGSNVLLTGIPIFNKLHEHYSVSLILSKDRAFRFRTGSTDWIESKSILVRPNVEQQLEASGEDVFILLFDPDSIRIRGTLFEFPAEYLELDPDSYQRILKFLSPPQCEPEAVFLWKQILNELKKENAIRKERDPRIEQVLKKLSQSIPENPSIEELTESTGLSESRLIHLFKEEVGIPMRKYIQWLRIKACVLHLSAGSTLTAAAHEAGFADQAHMSRTFREMFGLKPSLFLKNSSSVQVIFCKIEDDIQL, from the coding sequence ATGAGTGGAAAGCTGTTTTTGATCGGTTCCAACGTTCTACTGACGGGGATTCCAATCTTCAACAAATTACACGAACACTACAGTGTTTCCCTGATTCTCAGCAAGGATCGCGCGTTTCGTTTTAGAACCGGATCCACCGATTGGATAGAATCCAAATCGATTCTTGTGCGCCCGAACGTCGAACAACAATTAGAGGCTTCCGGCGAAGACGTTTTTATTCTGCTCTTTGATCCTGATAGTATTCGTATTCGAGGAACCCTTTTTGAATTTCCCGCAGAATATCTGGAATTGGATCCAGATTCTTATCAAAGAATTTTAAAATTCCTCTCTCCTCCCCAATGCGAACCAGAAGCCGTTTTTCTTTGGAAACAAATATTAAACGAACTCAAAAAAGAGAACGCAATTCGAAAAGAGAGAGATCCTCGAATCGAACAAGTTTTAAAAAAACTTTCTCAATCCATTCCTGAAAATCCATCCATTGAAGAATTGACGGAATCCACCGGCTTATCCGAAAGCAGATTGATACATTTGTTTAAGGAAGAAGTCGGAATTCCAATGAGAAAATATATCCAATGGCTGAGGATCAAAGCTTGTGTGCTCCATCTATCCGCCGGAAGCACTCTGACGGCCGCCGCACACGAAGCAGGATTTGCGGATCAAGCTCATATGAGCCGGACATTTCGGGAAATGTTCGGACTCAAGCCCTCCCTTTTTTTAAAAAATAGCAGTTCCGTTCAAGTAATCTTCTGCAAAATCGAAGATGATATTCAACTCTAA
- the ccrA gene encoding crotonyl-CoA carboxylase/reductase, translating to MSQIESVPIGTLPPLGQVPKKMYAQVVRANRFGDPITAIQEELIDVPEIAPDEVLVAVMAAGVNYNNVWAALGFPVDVIGARNKKGEPEEFHIGGSDASGIVYKIGADVKNVKVGDEVVLHCGIWDKNDPWVKAGKDPMFAPSQLIWGYETNWGSFAQFCKVQDHQCLPKPKHLSWEEAAAYMLVGATAYRMLHNWAPNTVQKDDVVLIWGGAGGLGAMAIQIVKAAGGIPIAVVSEDDKIDFCMKLGAAGVINRKKFSHWGALTSEINKMEKFVEWTKAAREFGKAIWDIAGKGKNPRIVFEHPGETTIPTSMFVCETGGMVVICAGTTGFNATVDLRYLWMRQKRLQGSHFANDENSKGLNDLVIDKKVDPCLSKTFVWNETASAHQLMKENKHPAGNMSILVGADKPGLGKK from the coding sequence ATGAGCCAAATTGAATCCGTTCCAATCGGAACCCTACCCCCATTAGGGCAGGTTCCTAAAAAAATGTATGCACAGGTCGTTAGAGCCAATCGTTTCGGCGATCCAATCACAGCAATTCAGGAAGAACTCATCGATGTTCCGGAAATCGCTCCGGACGAAGTACTCGTTGCAGTTATGGCAGCCGGTGTAAATTATAACAACGTCTGGGCCGCTCTCGGTTTTCCAGTGGATGTGATCGGCGCCCGAAACAAAAAGGGCGAGCCCGAAGAATTTCACATTGGCGGTTCCGATGCGTCCGGTATCGTTTATAAAATCGGCGCCGACGTGAAGAATGTCAAAGTCGGAGATGAAGTCGTTCTTCACTGCGGAATCTGGGATAAAAACGATCCTTGGGTAAAAGCCGGAAAAGATCCGATGTTCGCACCTTCTCAGTTGATCTGGGGTTACGAAACCAACTGGGGATCCTTTGCACAATTCTGCAAAGTCCAAGATCATCAGTGTCTTCCAAAACCGAAACACCTAAGCTGGGAAGAAGCAGCGGCTTATATGTTGGTCGGAGCTACGGCGTATCGAATGCTTCACAATTGGGCCCCCAATACAGTTCAAAAAGACGATGTCGTTTTAATCTGGGGCGGAGCCGGCGGGCTCGGCGCTATGGCGATTCAAATCGTAAAAGCAGCGGGTGGAATTCCGATCGCAGTCGTTTCCGAAGATGACAAGATCGATTTTTGTATGAAGTTAGGCGCGGCTGGCGTGATCAACCGTAAGAAATTTTCGCACTGGGGAGCTCTTACCTCTGAAATCAACAAAATGGAAAAATTCGTAGAATGGACCAAGGCCGCACGCGAATTCGGAAAAGCAATCTGGGACATCGCCGGAAAAGGGAAGAACCCAAGAATCGTATTCGAACATCCTGGCGAAACCACCATTCCGACTTCCATGTTTGTCTGCGAAACCGGAGGAATGGTGGTCATCTGCGCGGGAACTACCGGCTTTAACGCAACCGTAGACTTACGTTATCTCTGGATGAGACAAAAACGTCTGCAAGGTTCTCACTTTGCAAACGACGAAAACTCAAAAGGTCTTAACGATTTGGTCATCGATAAAAAAGTGGATCCTTGTCTTTCCAAAACTTTTGTGTGGAACGAAACCGCAAGCGCACACCAATTGATGAAAGAAAACAAACACCCCGCGGGTAACATGTCAATTCTCGTAGGAGCCGATAAACCGGGCCTGGGAAAAAAATAA
- a CDS encoding GyrI-like domain-containing protein, with protein sequence MKVFVFSVLFLGICFTIFLFYMGAFDDVQIKEEIRGPFYVLYHERIGDYRNVGITFETLQKELPEKGIRDYKLFAIYLDNPNEVPKEKLRSEAGAIFFEPLSKVPEGLSIEFKTRTILSKKYLIAEFPLKNFLSIFLGIFKVYPKLFEACEEKGCDLKGKASLEIYEPLIEKRTTYLLPLD encoded by the coding sequence ATGAAAGTTTTTGTATTTTCCGTTTTATTCTTGGGAATTTGTTTTACCATATTCTTATTTTATATGGGAGCCTTTGATGACGTTCAGATAAAAGAAGAAATCAGAGGTCCGTTTTATGTTTTATATCATGAAAGAATCGGAGATTATAGAAACGTGGGAATTACATTTGAAACCCTGCAAAAAGAACTGCCGGAAAAAGGAATTCGGGATTATAAATTATTTGCGATTTATTTGGACAATCCAAACGAGGTTCCGAAAGAAAAGCTGCGTAGTGAGGCGGGGGCGATTTTTTTTGAACCCTTATCAAAAGTTCCCGAGGGTCTTTCGATCGAATTCAAAACACGGACAATTCTTTCAAAAAAATATCTAATCGCCGAGTTTCCTTTGAAAAACTTTCTTTCCATCTTCTTGGGGATTTTCAAAGTCTATCCAAAACTTTTCGAAGCCTGTGAGGAAAAGGGTTGTGATCTAAAAGGAAAAGCATCTTTGGAAATTTACGAACCTCTTATCGAAAAAAGGACAACGTACTTGCTTCCCCTAGACTGA
- a CDS encoding PPK2 family polyphosphate kinase has protein sequence MNLKGIDTLPPENKDKEEILQKTEEYVKDIAKFQEKLYAEKKHSVLIILQGVDTAGKDGTIKHVFGRINPQGCSVKSWTKPNSEEIQYDFLWRIHKYVPAKGMIQVHNRSHYEDILMPKIQGTLSEKRLKERLESIRDFERMLSKENDTLILKFFLHISKDEQKERIQERISDPEKKWKYDPSDQVTQDHWRDYQAAYEFIFEDKNQEKEWYIIPADKKWYRNYKVAKILYNELEKML, from the coding sequence ATGAATCTAAAAGGCATCGACACATTACCTCCCGAGAACAAAGACAAAGAAGAGATTCTTCAAAAAACGGAAGAATACGTCAAAGACATTGCCAAGTTTCAGGAAAAGTTATACGCAGAAAAAAAACATTCCGTTTTGATTATTTTACAAGGCGTTGATACCGCGGGAAAAGACGGAACGATCAAACACGTTTTCGGACGCATCAATCCGCAAGGTTGTTCCGTAAAATCCTGGACTAAACCGAATTCGGAAGAGATACAATATGACTTTCTTTGGAGGATTCATAAATATGTCCCCGCAAAAGGAATGATTCAAGTTCATAACCGTTCTCATTATGAAGATATACTTATGCCTAAAATTCAAGGCACACTTTCGGAAAAAAGACTCAAAGAAAGATTGGAGTCAATTCGAGACTTTGAACGGATGCTTTCAAAGGAAAACGACACTCTCATTCTAAAATTCTTTTTGCATATTTCCAAAGACGAGCAGAAAGAAAGAATTCAGGAAAGAATCTCAGATCCCGAAAAAAAATGGAAATACGATCCGTCCGATCAAGTTACGCAAGATCACTGGAGAGATTATCAAGCCGCTTACGAATTTATCTTTGAAGATAAAAATCAAGAGAAAGAATGGTATATCATCCCCGCGGATAAGAAATGGTATCGAAATTATAAGGTTGCAAAGATTTTATACAACGAACTGGAAAAGATGCTTTAG
- a CDS encoding polyhydroxyalkanoate synthesis regulator DNA-binding domain-containing protein, giving the protein MKLLKRYANRRLYDPETSKTITLEDVAEMIINGEEIRVIDNMSGSDITPKILGQTFLKVSLGQRNEEFSNFMLSALIRETGKDISSLFGRLVLGGIGASYLTRERLEKILQSMISLGELKLEVATEYRDDLLTHMASRASENKLRIQEDLKKIGKELEESSESDLPLEDLSEKIRKIAESVKEKEA; this is encoded by the coding sequence ATGAAGCTCTTAAAACGATATGCGAATCGAAGACTCTACGATCCTGAAACGAGTAAGACGATTACTCTTGAAGACGTGGCGGAAATGATCATCAATGGTGAAGAAATTCGCGTGATCGATAATATGTCCGGATCGGATATCACTCCCAAAATTTTGGGACAAACATTTCTCAAAGTTTCTTTAGGACAAAGAAATGAAGAATTTTCGAACTTTATGCTATCCGCTCTCATCCGCGAAACCGGTAAGGACATCAGTTCTCTTTTTGGAAGACTTGTCTTAGGCGGAATTGGAGCCAGTTATCTGACTCGTGAAAGACTTGAGAAAATTCTTCAATCGATGATTTCCTTAGGCGAACTCAAACTCGAGGTTGCGACGGAATATAGAGACGATCTTTTGACTCATATGGCCAGTCGAGCCTCTGAAAACAAACTTAGAATCCAAGAAGATCTCAAAAAGATCGGAAAAGAGCTGGAAGAATCCTCAGAATCCGATTTGCCTTTGGAAGACTTATCCGAAAAAATCCGCAAAATTGCAGAAAGTGTAAAAGAAAAGGAAGCCTGA
- a CDS encoding metal-dependent hydrolase translates to MKKPFVKTIDAQAPSVRKMDFAGLDDLPRYYFNDNAIITHATNSFHVIFPEGERFFIRSVKPFQDKIKDEGLKNRVKSFIGQEVQHGKEHERVWGSIRKFGLPLDRIANFYHFTAFKIIFKLLGFLFGPKINLSITAALEHYTATLGEISLKYDLAKDAYDDMRKLLVWHACEEIEHKSVVYDVMQEVAPSYLLRMIGFAIATVMLWSYAILLQYWFLIADPEVTWERFLKDRPYARNYMKITLSPLFWGTLKYFKPNFHPDQIGGYDLAEKRLATL, encoded by the coding sequence ATGAAAAAACCATTTGTAAAAACCATTGATGCACAAGCCCCCTCGGTACGAAAAATGGATTTTGCGGGTCTCGACGATCTGCCAAGATACTATTTTAATGATAACGCAATCATAACTCACGCAACGAATAGTTTTCACGTGATCTTTCCCGAAGGAGAAAGATTTTTTATCCGGAGTGTAAAACCGTTTCAGGATAAAATTAAAGACGAGGGATTGAAAAATAGAGTGAAATCATTTATCGGTCAGGAAGTTCAACACGGAAAAGAACATGAAAGGGTTTGGGGTTCTATTCGTAAATTTGGGCTTCCTTTGGATCGTATCGCAAACTTTTATCATTTTACGGCTTTCAAGATAATTTTTAAACTTCTCGGTTTTCTTTTCGGTCCTAAGATCAATCTTTCAATTACCGCTGCCCTTGAACACTACACGGCGACTCTAGGTGAAATTTCTCTCAAGTATGATTTAGCCAAGGATGCTTACGACGATATGAGAAAGCTTCTTGTATGGCACGCCTGCGAAGAGATTGAACACAAGTCGGTCGTTTACGATGTAATGCAGGAAGTAGCACCGAGTTATTTGTTGAGGATGATCGGATTCGCGATCGCAACCGTGATGCTTTGGTCTTATGCAATTTTACTTCAATATTGGTTTTTAATCGCAGATCCCGAAGTAACTTGGGAGAGATTTTTAAAAGATCGTCCGTATGCACGCAATTATATGAAAATCACCCTTTCTCCGTTGTTTTGGGGAACGCTAAAATACTTCAAACCGAACTTTCATCCGGATCAGATCGGCGGATATGATTTAGCGGAAAAGAGATTGGCCACGCTGTAA
- a CDS encoding STAS domain-containing protein codes for MQNPNSGGIASKEELLVQEITDSHVQGVLTKNMAILKTTGEISLFSSKKFKEAMLDRIENGINTFLVDLSSTTHIDSSGLAAFISTQARLFKESQGKIIIYSVPNHLQKIFELTRLDKLIGITIDLDAAIDKAIS; via the coding sequence ATGCAAAACCCAAACTCAGGCGGAATCGCTTCCAAGGAAGAGCTTTTAGTTCAGGAAATCACGGACTCGCACGTCCAAGGCGTTCTTACAAAGAACATGGCGATCTTGAAAACAACCGGAGAAATCAGCTTATTCTCCTCAAAAAAATTCAAAGAAGCGATGCTTGATCGAATCGAAAATGGAATAAACACGTTTTTAGTGGATCTTTCATCGACCACACATATCGATTCTTCCGGACTCGCGGCGTTTATCAGTACACAAGCAAGGTTATTTAAAGAATCCCAAGGCAAAATTATTATCTATTCGGTTCCAAATCATCTTCAAAAGATTTTCGAACTTACAAGGTTGGATAAATTGATCGGAATTACGATCGATTTAGACGCTGCAATCGATAAAGCAATTTCTTAA
- a CDS encoding DUF1569 domain-containing protein codes for MKFLDSSVKALILLGTSSVTLSTINGCSSGPEGIPNKGLIYISLNQTMEELKTLEKSNLILGYGTWDAGKVFLHCAQSIEYSIQGYPENKSAIFQNTIGKLIFLKFASSQKMSHDLEAPIPGANTIHTNTNWKKSLLILQETILKFQAYEGKLKPHFAYGNLSKEEYDLAHAMHIANHFSFLTVS; via the coding sequence ATGAAATTTTTAGATTCCTCCGTAAAGGCGCTGATACTTTTGGGGACGAGCAGCGTCACACTTTCCACAATCAACGGCTGTTCCTCCGGACCAGAAGGTATACCCAACAAAGGACTGATCTACATTTCTTTAAATCAAACTATGGAAGAATTAAAAACATTAGAAAAATCGAATTTGATTCTTGGCTACGGAACCTGGGATGCCGGAAAGGTTTTTTTACACTGTGCTCAATCCATCGAGTATTCGATTCAGGGATATCCCGAAAATAAAAGCGCAATCTTTCAAAACACAATCGGGAAACTCATTTTTCTAAAATTCGCATCTTCTCAAAAAATGTCCCATGATTTGGAAGCGCCGATCCCAGGTGCAAACACAATTCATACAAACACGAATTGGAAAAAAAGTCTTTTGATCTTACAAGAAACCATTCTTAAATTTCAAGCGTATGAAGGTAAATTAAAACCGCATTTTGCATATGGAAATTTATCCAAAGAAGAATACGATCTTGCTCATGCGATGCATATCGCAAACCATTTCAGTTTTCTCACCGTGAGTTAA
- a CDS encoding alpha/beta fold hydrolase, producing MRRILILVLSIFVILLIVFPFVSDGENQPIDPAVRSKSQGSFIETPDGFVHYKFEGPQNGEIVVLVHGFSMPLFIYEPLSVILQKEGFRVLRFDLFGRGLSDRPNTNYDPDLFEKQISSLFYFLNIKKPINLLGTSMGGIIVSDFTLKHPEKVKKLILISPGGFPMEIPWIGKLTRLSGIGDYLIKSLGDKTLLKGTKDSFYEPENFPNFNSLFQEQMQYKGFKQAILSSLRNMPLESFLEKYKQLGFIQIPKLLIWGKEDKIIPFKNSSLALETLPGIEFLALEKAGHIPHYESPERVAPKLLEFLKK from the coding sequence ATGAGACGTATCTTGATTCTTGTATTGTCGATTTTCGTGATTCTGCTGATCGTATTTCCCTTTGTTTCCGACGGTGAAAATCAGCCGATCGACCCTGCAGTTCGGTCCAAAAGTCAGGGCTCCTTTATCGAAACACCGGACGGATTTGTTCACTACAAATTCGAGGGGCCGCAAAACGGAGAGATCGTTGTCTTAGTTCACGGTTTTTCGATGCCTCTTTTTATTTATGAACCGTTATCGGTAATTCTACAGAAAGAAGGGTTTCGCGTTTTAAGATTCGATCTTTTTGGTAGAGGCTTATCCGATCGACCGAATACGAATTACGATCCAGATCTATTTGAAAAACAGATTTCTAGTTTATTCTATTTTTTGAATATTAAAAAACCAATCAACTTACTCGGAACGTCCATGGGGGGAATCATAGTAAGCGATTTCACACTCAAACATCCGGAAAAAGTAAAAAAATTGATCCTTATCTCTCCCGGCGGATTTCCGATGGAAATTCCATGGATCGGAAAATTGACGCGTCTCTCTGGAATCGGAGATTATCTGATAAAATCCCTCGGTGACAAAACTCTTTTAAAAGGAACCAAGGATAGCTTTTACGAACCCGAAAACTTTCCAAACTTCAATTCTTTATTTCAAGAACAAATGCAGTATAAAGGTTTTAAACAAGCGATTCTTTCCAGTCTTCGAAATATGCCTTTGGAATCTTTTTTAGAAAAATACAAACAGCTCGGTTTTATACAAATTCCAAAATTGTTGATCTGGGGAAAAGAAGACAAGATCATTCCTTTTAAAAATAGCTCCTTGGCTCTGGAGACCTTACCGGGAATCGAGTTTTTGGCTCTGGAAAAGGCGGGACATATTCCTCATTATGAATCTCCGGAGCGAGTAGCGCCGAAACTTTTGGAATTTTTAAAAAAGTAG
- a CDS encoding HEAT repeat domain-containing protein, whose protein sequence is MFKNVLISIFLFCAGILPVFSADKAVEYADRVYFEQIQKLETGSYEERVDAADYLKFVSNKLAVRPLLNALRGNKIPKSMENHPYLKFTIAQALAVMDQDVAIKPTIEEYKKLESTILETDSPYFTSRDDYNMVIAVGEILRTIGSYPYAKESEDVLVSALSHPNYYIRASAADGLKNMNRKETVNFLALTLEKEKNDFTKAAILNSIVHILKVADKSFYNLCDMLKSENASVRYRVSMALGEVDLKAAEFYLRQALLVEDKRYVRDQIRKDLAIVLGFKLPTISVIFAE, encoded by the coding sequence ATGTTTAAGAATGTTTTAATCTCTATTTTTCTATTTTGTGCCGGTATTTTACCCGTGTTCTCCGCTGATAAGGCGGTCGAATACGCGGATCGAGTTTACTTTGAACAGATTCAAAAATTGGAAACCGGTTCTTACGAAGAAAGAGTAGATGCCGCGGATTATCTCAAATTTGTGAGCAACAAACTTGCGGTTCGTCCTCTTCTCAATGCTCTTCGCGGAAATAAGATTCCAAAATCTATGGAGAACCATCCTTACCTCAAGTTTACGATTGCTCAAGCATTGGCTGTGATGGATCAGGATGTTGCGATCAAGCCTACGATAGAAGAATATAAAAAGTTAGAATCGACGATTCTCGAAACGGATTCCCCTTATTTTACTTCTCGAGATGATTATAATATGGTGATTGCAGTTGGGGAAATTTTAAGAACGATCGGAAGTTATCCTTATGCAAAAGAATCCGAAGACGTTCTTGTAAGTGCGCTCAGTCATCCAAACTACTATATCCGTGCTTCCGCAGCGGACGGATTAAAAAATATGAATCGTAAAGAAACGGTAAATTTTTTGGCTCTGACTCTTGAAAAAGAAAAGAACGATTTTACAAAAGCTGCAATTCTAAATTCCATCGTTCATATTTTAAAAGTCGCTGATAAAAGTTTTTACAACCTTTGCGATATGTTAAAGAGCGAAAATGCTTCCGTTCGTTATCGGGTTTCTATGGCTCTGGGAGAAGTCGATCTGAAAGCGGCGGAATTTTATCTACGTCAAGCTTTGTTAGTCGAGGACAAACGATACGTTCGCGATCAGATTCGCAAAGATCTTGCGATCGTTTTGGGTTTTAAACTTCCAACGATTTCCGTTATTTTTGCGGAGTAA
- a CDS encoding KTSC domain-containing protein gives MLETHYISSPEIESISYDFEIKELLVCFRNRNEKRFSNIKREIYTSLMQSRSKTDFIRKLIRFD, from the coding sequence ATGTTAGAAACACATTACATTTCTTCTCCGGAAATAGAATCCATCAGTTACGACTTCGAAATAAAGGAACTCTTGGTTTGCTTTAGAAACCGAAACGAAAAACGGTTTTCGAATATTAAACGGGAAATCTATACAAGCCTTATGCAATCGAGATCCAAGACGGACTTTATACGAAAATTAATTCGGTTTGATTGA
- a CDS encoding DUF962 domain-containing protein has protein sequence MKTTEQWLTEYAESHQNTTNKKIHWIAVPTIVFTLLGMLWSIPSESLQSLLPESLGQIRLFLNWATIFVLLAGIFYLRLSVSMFIGMMLMISVMLVGVYYISLSGVSTLIGISAGTFVVAWIFQFIGHKIEGKKPSFFKDLQFLLIGPAWCLSYFYKKVGISY, from the coding sequence ATGAAAACAACGGAACAATGGCTGACCGAATATGCCGAAAGTCATCAAAACACGACCAACAAAAAAATCCATTGGATCGCCGTACCTACGATTGTGTTTACCTTGCTTGGAATGTTATGGTCCATCCCATCCGAATCGCTTCAAAGTCTTTTGCCAGAGTCCTTGGGACAGATTCGTCTTTTCTTAAATTGGGCGACGATTTTTGTACTGCTTGCCGGAATTTTTTATCTTAGACTTTCCGTTTCCATGTTTATCGGGATGATGCTCATGATCTCTGTGATGCTCGTGGGTGTGTATTACATTTCGCTTTCCGGGGTTTCCACACTGATCGGAATTTCCGCAGGAACTTTTGTGGTGGCTTGGATCTTTCAGTTTATCGGTCATAAGATAGAAGGAAAAAAGCCGTCCTTTTTTAAGGATCTGCAATTTCTTCTCATCGGCCCAGCCTGGTGTCTGAGTTATTTTTACAAAAAAGTGGGAATTTCCTACTAA